A portion of the Burkholderia sp. GAS332 genome contains these proteins:
- a CDS encoding carbohydrate ABC transporter substrate-binding protein, CUT1 family: MSLHARASLALGKVAVALAFAGIAVAAHADTVRVTVAHYSDATAPYFEKMARNFEKANPGTTIKIEDVSWDTLQQKLQTDITGNANADLAIVGTRWLLDFVKDDVAEPLDGYMDASFKARFIGPFLAPGEINGKVYGLPIAASARALYYNKDLLAKVGYPDGPKTWNDVIDASKKLKAQGIAGFGLQGKEIETDVYYYYALWTNGGDVVGKDGKAAFNSPAGIKAATLYKTMIDQGLTQPGVTGYSREDVQNLFKQGRVAMVISAPFLSKQIKKEAPNLKYGIDPIPMGTTHATYAVTDSIVMFKNSKVKQSAWKFLDYLFTKGPRVEFTTTEGFLPTTKAEATDPAFNDPDTKAFVALLPTAHFAPTVTGWEDTAKAVTDAMQSIYLGKAKPADALNAAADQANKSLGK, translated from the coding sequence ATGTCGTTGCATGCCCGTGCTTCCCTCGCGCTCGGCAAAGTTGCCGTGGCGCTCGCGTTTGCAGGTATTGCCGTCGCGGCTCACGCCGACACGGTCCGCGTGACGGTCGCGCATTACAGCGATGCGACCGCGCCGTACTTCGAAAAGATGGCCCGTAACTTCGAGAAGGCCAATCCCGGCACGACGATCAAGATCGAAGACGTGAGCTGGGACACGCTGCAACAGAAGCTGCAGACGGACATTACGGGTAACGCCAACGCCGACCTCGCGATCGTCGGCACGCGCTGGCTGCTCGACTTCGTGAAGGACGACGTGGCTGAGCCGCTCGACGGCTACATGGACGCGAGTTTCAAGGCCCGCTTCATCGGCCCGTTCCTCGCCCCGGGTGAAATCAACGGCAAGGTGTACGGCCTGCCGATCGCGGCTTCGGCACGCGCGCTCTACTACAACAAGGATCTGCTCGCGAAGGTGGGTTATCCCGACGGCCCGAAAACGTGGAATGACGTGATCGACGCCTCGAAGAAACTGAAGGCGCAGGGCATTGCCGGCTTCGGTCTGCAAGGCAAGGAAATCGAAACGGACGTCTACTATTACTACGCCCTGTGGACCAACGGCGGCGACGTGGTCGGCAAGGACGGCAAAGCGGCGTTCAACTCACCGGCCGGCATCAAGGCGGCCACGCTGTACAAGACGATGATCGACCAGGGTCTGACGCAACCTGGCGTGACCGGCTATAGCCGTGAAGACGTGCAGAACCTCTTCAAGCAAGGCCGCGTTGCGATGGTGATTTCGGCGCCGTTCCTGTCCAAGCAGATCAAGAAGGAAGCGCCGAATCTGAAGTACGGCATCGATCCGATCCCGATGGGCACGACGCACGCCACCTATGCGGTGACCGACTCGATCGTGATGTTCAAGAACTCGAAGGTGAAGCAGTCGGCCTGGAAGTTCCTCGACTATCTGTTCACGAAGGGACCGCGCGTCGAGTTCACGACGACCGAAGGCTTCCTGCCGACCACCAAGGCTGAGGCGACCGATCCGGCGTTCAACGATCCGGACACCAAGGCCTTCGTCGCGCTGCTGCCGACCGCCCACTTTGCGCCGACCGTGACCGGTTGGGAAGACACCGCGAAGGCGGTGACCGATGCAATGCAATCGATCTACCTAGGCAAGGCGAAACCGGCTGACGCGTTGAATGCCGCGGCGGATCAGGCGAACAAGTCGCTCGGTAAGTGA
- a CDS encoding carbohydrate ABC transporter membrane protein 2, CUT1 family has product MSLSVKMKRSLWCWLALSPLIVAVLFPFAVMLFTALKPATEIFVYPARWLPVHWQWSNFSDMWVAANFGVALRNSCVISFLSTALALAVSLPAAYALARFPFRGKGLYSQFLLVTQMLSPILLVVGLFRLAAMIPYGDGNLVDSKIGVIVSYAAFNIAFAVWMLSSYFQTVPRDLEEAAWLEGCGRTRAVFKVFLPLAVPAIVVTAIFTFINAWNEFAVVYTLIRSPENKTLTVQVTDMVAGKYVVEWHLVMAATLCATLPVSIVFAWLQRFLVKGLALGAVK; this is encoded by the coding sequence ATGAGTCTTAGCGTCAAGATGAAGCGCTCGTTGTGGTGTTGGTTGGCGTTGTCGCCTCTTATTGTGGCGGTGCTGTTTCCGTTTGCTGTGATGTTGTTTACTGCTTTGAAGCCGGCTACGGAGATCTTTGTTTATCCGGCACGGTGGTTGCCAGTGCATTGGCAGTGGAGCAATTTTTCGGATATGTGGGTTGCGGCGAATTTCGGGGTCGCGCTGAGGAATAGTTGTGTGATCAGCTTTCTGTCGACGGCGTTGGCGTTGGCGGTGAGCTTGCCGGCGGCTTATGCGTTGGCTAGGTTTCCGTTTCGTGGGAAAGGGTTGTATTCGCAGTTTCTGCTGGTGACGCAGATGTTGTCGCCGATCTTGCTGGTTGTTGGTTTGTTCCGGCTCGCAGCGATGATTCCTTATGGTGATGGGAATCTGGTTGACTCCAAGATTGGGGTCATCGTTTCTTATGCGGCTTTTAATATCGCGTTTGCGGTTTGGATGTTGTCTTCTTACTTTCAGACGGTGCCGCGGGATCTGGAAGAGGCGGCTTGGCTGGAGGGGTGTGGGAGGACGAGGGCTGTTTTTAAGGTGTTCTTGCCGCTGGCTGTGCCTGCGATTGTTGTGACGGCGATTTTCACCTTCATCAATGCGTGGAATGAGTTTGCGGTCGTCTATACGTTGATTCGGTCGCCGGAGAATAAGACTCTGACCGTTCAAGTGACTGACATGGTCGCCGGGAAGTACGTCGTCGAGTGGCATCTGGTGATGGCCGCTACCCTCTGCGCAACGTTGCCGGTTTCGATTGTGTTTGCTTGGTTGCAGCGGTTCTTGGTGAAGGGGTTGGCGTTGGGGGCGGTGAAGTAG
- a CDS encoding carbohydrate ABC transporter membrane protein 1, CUT1 family: protein MSRSASSRLQAPWLLIAPSLVLALFIISYPIFNIVWQSLHEVSRFGAIRDFTGLQNFITVFTDPNFLAAARRTVIWTVCVVGGTVLISVPVALILNQDFYGRGVARTIVMLPWSVSLTMTAVVWRWAFNDDYGMVNVTLERLGLIHGQIHWLATPELAFPVEIAVGILVSIPFTVTILLGGLSSVPGDIYEAARMDGASAWQQFRKLTMPLLRPFINMTILLNVIYVFNSFPIIWVMTQGGPDNGTHILVTYLYELGFRLGRPGQAAAVSLIMLVMLFVFSMIYLRLQPAKEGEAS, encoded by the coding sequence ATGAGCCGTTCCGCTTCTTCGCGCCTCCAGGCGCCCTGGTTGCTGATTGCGCCGAGTCTGGTGTTGGCGCTTTTTATCATCAGCTATCCGATTTTCAACATCGTGTGGCAATCGCTGCACGAGGTCTCGCGCTTCGGTGCGATCCGCGATTTCACCGGTCTGCAGAATTTCATTACGGTTTTCACCGACCCCAACTTTCTTGCTGCGGCCAGACGAACGGTTATCTGGACCGTGTGCGTGGTGGGCGGCACGGTGCTGATTTCGGTGCCGGTTGCGCTGATACTGAATCAGGATTTCTATGGACGCGGCGTGGCGCGCACGATTGTGATGCTGCCGTGGTCCGTCTCGCTGACGATGACCGCCGTGGTGTGGCGCTGGGCCTTCAACGATGACTACGGTATGGTCAACGTCACGTTGGAGCGGCTTGGGTTGATCCACGGTCAGATCCATTGGCTGGCGACGCCGGAGCTTGCGTTTCCTGTGGAGATCGCGGTTGGGATTCTGGTGTCGATTCCGTTTACGGTGACGATTCTGCTGGGTGGGTTGTCGTCGGTGCCGGGGGATATTTATGAGGCGGCGCGGATGGATGGTGCCAGCGCGTGGCAGCAGTTTCGTAAGCTGACGATGCCGCTGTTGCGGCCGTTTATCAATATGACGATTCTGTTGAATGTGATTTATGTATTCAATTCTTTTCCGATCATTTGGGTGATGACGCAAGGCGGGCCGGATAACGGGACGCATATTCTCGTCACGTATCTGTATGAGCTTGGGTTCAGGTTAGGACGTCCTGGGCAGGCTGCAGCGGTGTCGCTGATCATGCTTGTCATGCTGTTCGTTTTCTCGATGATCTATCTGCGCCTGCAGCCTGCGAAAGAAGGAGAGGCGTCATGA
- a CDS encoding 5-methylcytosine-specific restriction enzyme B → MLDNYLNKDGEDLLGSFKSDADREWTWQVIESIRKRYPETDQWTTGGPNYKYTDLRFGRRKLGHSAWRVSFRIHIVGGRPACVLAKWLCKGVEDRPVMSPMSHPDLRAVARWLDECDLQITPHANDLIGEGYRPSDYGASAPPTVDPDESDPIERTPRSALPNSSALNTILYGPPGTGKTYATIDEALRILDPNLLLRYPERPEESAAERLNRRSTLKTRFDELAQAGRVRFVTFHQSFSYEDFVEGIRAVTSDDGQLSYQVVDGVFKELCNRASVPTATSSSSEAGMPIKLSGRKIWKMSLGAADGVDAYVYDDCMKQAVALLGYGYALDYTGCNSRTDVSVRMREHGRQSDANDYAATAVNTFINVMKTGDLIVVTDGNLKFRAIGEITGPYLHIERETGDHYRQSRPVRWLRSYDPSLGFGELMNNRFSQMTLYQLRDGSINMTKLDALLAPASQLPEAKATPFVLIVDEINRGNVSRIFGELITLIESSKRSGNLEALTVTLPYSQEPFTVPGNVHLLGTMNTADRSLAGLDIALRRRFCFKEMPPRPDLLNEVDVAGVNIGQMLAIMNERIELLLDRDHLLGHAYFMPLAMEGGNTMETLAGIFKNQVLPLLQEYFFEDWERIVWVLNDHRKPDDLCFVRQRGAPLAQLFGAEQAGMLRDKRWEVNDKAFSKVESYAGILAVEA, encoded by the coding sequence TTGCTCGACAACTACCTGAACAAGGATGGCGAGGACCTTTTGGGTTCATTTAAATCGGATGCGGATCGTGAGTGGACCTGGCAGGTAATTGAAAGCATACGCAAGCGCTACCCCGAGACCGATCAGTGGACGACGGGAGGGCCAAACTACAAATATACAGACCTGCGTTTCGGGCGGCGCAAGCTCGGTCACTCAGCGTGGCGTGTCAGCTTTCGAATCCATATTGTGGGCGGGCGGCCCGCCTGTGTGCTGGCCAAATGGCTCTGCAAAGGGGTGGAGGACCGACCGGTGATGTCGCCCATGTCGCACCCTGATTTGCGCGCCGTCGCCCGCTGGTTGGACGAGTGCGACCTGCAGATCACGCCCCACGCGAACGATCTGATTGGAGAAGGCTACCGGCCTTCGGACTATGGCGCCTCAGCGCCTCCCACCGTCGACCCGGACGAGTCCGATCCGATTGAGCGAACGCCGCGCAGTGCGCTCCCGAATTCCAGTGCGCTGAACACTATCCTTTATGGCCCACCGGGAACGGGCAAGACTTACGCCACCATTGACGAAGCGCTACGAATCCTAGATCCGAATTTGCTGTTGCGGTATCCAGAGCGGCCCGAAGAATCCGCGGCCGAGCGTTTAAACAGGCGTTCGACATTGAAAACAAGGTTCGATGAACTGGCCCAAGCCGGGCGCGTCCGCTTCGTCACCTTTCACCAGAGCTTCAGCTACGAGGATTTCGTCGAGGGAATACGTGCTGTAACTAGTGACGACGGACAACTCAGCTATCAGGTCGTTGATGGCGTTTTCAAAGAACTGTGTAATCGTGCATCCGTGCCAACCGCAACCAGCTCGTCCTCAGAGGCAGGGATGCCCATCAAGCTCTCCGGGCGGAAGATTTGGAAGATGTCGCTAGGTGCAGCTGACGGCGTTGATGCATATGTCTACGATGACTGCATGAAGCAAGCGGTGGCGCTATTGGGCTACGGTTATGCGCTCGACTACACCGGCTGCAATTCGCGCACCGACGTGTCTGTCAGGATGCGTGAGCATGGACGACAATCCGACGCCAACGATTATGCGGCAACTGCGGTAAATACGTTTATAAACGTCATGAAGACGGGCGACCTGATCGTTGTCACGGACGGGAATCTGAAGTTTCGGGCGATTGGCGAGATCACGGGGCCTTATCTCCACATTGAACGCGAGACTGGCGACCATTACAGGCAAAGCCGTCCTGTGCGTTGGTTGCGGTCCTATGACCCGTCGCTGGGATTCGGCGAATTGATGAACAACCGGTTCAGCCAGATGACCCTTTATCAGCTGCGCGACGGCTCCATCAACATGACAAAACTCGACGCCTTGCTGGCACCTGCATCGCAGCTCCCTGAGGCCAAGGCTACGCCATTCGTGTTAATCGTTGACGAGATCAACCGGGGCAATGTATCGCGCATCTTCGGCGAGTTGATCACACTGATCGAGTCTAGCAAGCGATCCGGCAATCTGGAAGCGTTGACGGTCACGTTGCCGTATTCCCAAGAACCGTTCACTGTGCCTGGCAATGTGCATCTGCTTGGCACGATGAACACTGCAGACCGCTCGCTGGCAGGCTTGGATATCGCATTGCGTCGGCGCTTCTGTTTCAAGGAGATGCCGCCTCGGCCAGATCTTCTGAATGAAGTCGATGTGGCCGGCGTCAACATTGGCCAGATGCTGGCGATAATGAATGAGCGCATTGAGTTGTTGCTTGACCGTGACCACTTGCTGGGCCACGCGTACTTCATGCCACTAGCAATGGAAGGCGGCAACACGATGGAGACGCTGGCCGGAATCTTCAAGAATCAGGTGCTGCCACTGCTCCAGGAATATTTTTTCGAGGACTGGGAGCGGATAGTTTGGGTGTTGAACGATCACCGAAAACCGGACGATTTGTGCTTCGTCCGGCAGCGTGGCGCACCACTAGCGCAGCTCTTTGGCGCAGAACAGGCAGGTATGCTGCGCGATAAACGCTGGGAGGTGAACGACAAAGCCTTCTCAAAGGTTGAGAGCTACGCGGGCATCCTGGCCGTCGAAGCATGA
- a CDS encoding NAD(P)-dependent dehydrogenase, short-chain alcohol dehydrogenase family, translating into MNRVVLVTGACGGIGSVLCKRFVEQGDTVLALDIDAVALHGLVTQLGATHVTPIAVDLGDAAAVQQAVAEAVKTRGPVDVLVANAGAAKGLTLATTDAASWQRDIHLNLNGTYHTVEAVRASMIERQKGVLVLIGSVNGMAALGHPAYSAAKAGLISYTKALAIELGRYGIRANIVCPGTVKTQAWQARVDKNPQVFEDLKKWYPLRDFATPDDIADAVLFLASPMARVITGVALPVDGGLMAGNRLMAEELTLETL; encoded by the coding sequence ATGAATCGTGTGGTGTTGGTGACGGGCGCTTGCGGCGGGATCGGCAGCGTGTTGTGCAAGCGCTTCGTGGAGCAGGGCGATACCGTGCTGGCGCTCGATATCGACGCGGTCGCGCTTCACGGATTGGTGACGCAACTCGGCGCGACGCATGTCACGCCGATCGCGGTCGATCTCGGTGACGCTGCCGCAGTGCAGCAAGCGGTGGCGGAAGCGGTCAAGACGCGCGGTCCGGTGGACGTGCTGGTCGCCAATGCGGGTGCCGCTAAAGGTCTGACGCTTGCCACGACCGACGCCGCCAGCTGGCAGCGCGACATCCATCTGAATCTGAACGGCACGTATCACACGGTGGAAGCGGTGCGCGCGTCGATGATCGAACGGCAGAAGGGCGTGCTAGTGCTGATCGGGTCGGTGAATGGTATGGCCGCGCTCGGGCATCCGGCGTACAGCGCGGCGAAGGCGGGTCTGATCAGCTACACGAAAGCGCTGGCGATCGAACTCGGCCGCTATGGGATTCGCGCGAACATCGTGTGTCCTGGCACGGTGAAGACGCAGGCCTGGCAGGCGCGCGTCGACAAGAACCCGCAGGTGTTCGAAGATCTGAAGAAGTGGTACCCGTTGCGCGACTTCGCGACGCCCGACGACATCGCCGATGCGGTGCTGTTCCTCGCGTCGCCGATGGCGCGCGTGATTACCGGCGTCGCGTTGCCTGTCGACGGCGGGCTAATGGCCGGCAACCGGTTGATGGCGGAAGAACTGACGCTTGAAACACTTTGA
- a CDS encoding hypothetical protein (manually curated) — translation MCRCALCLRDVQLQESHIFPEFLYEPLYDQKHRLQILSADPDLPNVLKQKGLKERLLCNACEQRFSIWEGYARQFIRGELPLTITGQGSLIYMEGVDYRKFRLFQLSIIWRAGVSKLQFFEHIMLGPHEERLRTLLINGDPSSPDRYACFMFAIQHESGLVLDEIFQPIRQRALGQIVYSFIFGGFHWAYLVSNQDVPAHLKSATLRENGTIIILKRSISTRKDLKEFYNRLADLGRLE, via the coding sequence ATGTGTCGCTGCGCACTTTGCCTCAGAGACGTACAGCTTCAGGAATCCCATATTTTTCCTGAGTTTTTGTACGAACCGCTTTACGACCAGAAACACCGGCTACAAATTTTATCCGCAGATCCAGACCTGCCTAACGTGCTTAAACAAAAAGGGCTAAAGGAGCGGCTGCTGTGTAATGCCTGCGAGCAAAGATTTTCTATATGGGAAGGTTATGCACGCCAATTCATTCGAGGGGAATTACCTCTTACTATTACTGGCCAAGGCAGTCTCATCTATATGGAGGGCGTGGACTATAGAAAATTCAGGCTCTTTCAGCTCTCCATCATATGGCGGGCTGGAGTCTCGAAGCTGCAGTTCTTTGAGCATATTATGCTCGGTCCGCATGAGGAGCGGCTACGTACGTTACTCATTAACGGCGACCCTAGCTCACCGGATCGTTACGCCTGTTTCATGTTCGCAATCCAGCACGAATCTGGCTTGGTATTGGACGAAATTTTCCAACCAATTCGTCAGCGGGCACTCGGTCAAATCGTGTATAGCTTTATCTTTGGTGGTTTCCATTGGGCCTATTTGGTTTCGAACCAAGATGTGCCAGCCCACTTGAAATCCGCTACTCTTCGAGAAAATGGAACCATCATTATCCTAAAGCGCAGCATATCCACCAGGAAGGACCTGAAAGAATTCTACAATCGACTGGCGGATCTCGGTAGACTCGAATAA
- a CDS encoding 5-methylcytosine-specific restriction enzyme subunit McrC, with protein MSSRTLTVREFARLTTSAVPATLDQAQVTNADFEWLCEVSACMRGQAGAQVLHIESRRWLRLDNYVGVLESPNGLRLEILPKHVDRADGQTVKEARALLRRMLEVAMELTPREGNEAALQQFDHPLTEWVIRRFLQTLEYVVKRGMRRDYLRVEEEQRYLRGQLDLTKQIRTSPARADLFNIRHDVFSIDRAENRLLKSGLQRVSKGSRDPDNWRLANELLHILNEVPASQNIQTDFRAWRTDRLMTHYLRAKPWCQMVLDHQIPLALTGEARGISLLFPMEKLFERYVGHALRASLPAGYRLTEQASRHWLCEHDNAGIFRLKPDFLIEGPNVAMIFDAKWKLLDGADRINNYGLSQADFYQLYAYGQNYMGSAGKLILVYPCTKRFMTMLKPFAFSTGLHLQVLPFDLNAAKLHGLNWFTVDSEVPVAL; from the coding sequence ATGAGCTCTCGTACGCTGACCGTCCGTGAATTCGCTCGCTTGACGACCAGCGCGGTGCCTGCGACGTTAGATCAGGCGCAGGTAACGAACGCGGACTTTGAATGGCTGTGCGAGGTCTCAGCGTGCATGAGAGGCCAAGCAGGTGCGCAGGTCCTGCATATCGAAAGCCGACGGTGGCTCCGCCTGGACAACTACGTTGGTGTCCTTGAGTCGCCTAACGGGCTGCGCCTAGAGATCCTGCCTAAACACGTGGACCGCGCCGATGGCCAAACTGTGAAAGAAGCCCGGGCCTTACTGCGCCGCATGCTTGAAGTTGCAATGGAACTGACGCCGCGCGAAGGTAACGAGGCAGCGCTTCAGCAGTTTGATCATCCGCTAACCGAGTGGGTAATACGACGGTTCCTGCAGACTCTGGAGTATGTGGTCAAGCGCGGTATGAGGCGTGACTATCTTCGCGTTGAAGAAGAACAGCGGTATTTGCGCGGCCAGTTGGATCTGACAAAGCAGATACGCACATCACCTGCGCGCGCAGACCTTTTCAATATTCGCCACGACGTGTTCTCGATAGACCGTGCCGAGAACCGTCTGCTCAAGTCCGGATTGCAACGCGTGAGCAAAGGCTCCCGGGATCCCGATAACTGGCGCCTCGCCAACGAACTGCTACACATCCTTAACGAGGTGCCGGCTAGTCAGAACATACAGACCGACTTCCGAGCGTGGCGCACGGACCGCCTGATGACACATTACCTGCGGGCCAAACCCTGGTGCCAAATGGTACTCGACCATCAGATACCGCTGGCGCTGACCGGGGAGGCGCGGGGTATCAGCTTGCTGTTTCCGATGGAGAAACTCTTTGAACGTTACGTAGGTCACGCCTTGCGCGCAAGCCTGCCAGCCGGCTACAGGCTGACCGAGCAGGCTTCGCGCCACTGGCTCTGCGAGCACGACAATGCTGGCATCTTCAGGCTCAAGCCCGACTTTTTGATTGAGGGGCCAAATGTTGCGATGATCTTCGACGCCAAGTGGAAGCTGCTTGACGGAGCTGACCGCATCAACAATTACGGGCTCAGTCAAGCTGACTTCTACCAGCTCTATGCATACGGGCAAAACTATATGGGCAGCGCCGGCAAACTGATTTTAGTCTATCCGTGTACCAAGCGGTTTATGACAATGCTTAAACCATTCGCCTTTTCGACAGGGTTGCATCTTCAAGTGTTGCCGTTTGACCTGAATGCAGCGAAATTGCATGGTCTGAATTGGTTTACGGTGGACTCTGAAGTACCCGTGGCTCTTTAG
- a CDS encoding Reverse transcriptase (RNA-dependent DNA polymerase) (manually curated) produces MSSLQKLKAATARRDLAIILDVSPRNLAYILYKTAPATKYTRFGIPKRHGGQREILAPSLGLKLVQQKLASVLQDCSDEIALSHVKPGNGRRHGIAHGFKRHHTIMTNGRVHVTRRFVFNADLHDFFGTINFGRVRGFFIKDRNFALHPDVATVIAQIACFENKLPQGSPCSPVISNLLAHPMDIQLSSLAAKHSASYTRYADDLTFSTNNPTFPPEIATLGGDHTWVPGAELDRLVSRSGFAFNPSKTRLQYRDSRQEVTGLTVNQKVNVPATYRYTVRAMAHSLFTTGAFEFVYKKRDANGTIILENRKAGENKQLLGMLSYIDHVDRFNHKLAIDNGREFESTAGRVELFRRFLYFDLFYGLREPIIVCEGKTDNVYLRCAIKALSAMYPSLVESGAPSKLKVRFYKYAETRTGEITELTGGVGGICKLLKHYHADVQHSFKAPAPRFPVIVLIDNDKGAHSVYEAIAGITKKKKPQGLADFIHVTGNLYVVPTPRGPNNGETAIEDFFDDATLKEELNGRKFDRSNKTDDKPGFYGKGHFARDIVAKKAGTIDFSGFKAILDRIIKVTDDYQAKLAKP; encoded by the coding sequence ATGTCAAGTCTTCAAAAGCTTAAGGCTGCTACTGCTCGGCGTGACCTCGCTATTATTCTGGATGTCTCGCCACGAAATCTCGCGTACATTCTGTATAAGACCGCACCAGCTACCAAATATACGCGCTTCGGCATTCCCAAACGGCATGGCGGACAACGAGAAATTTTGGCTCCATCTTTAGGGCTTAAACTCGTTCAGCAAAAGCTAGCATCTGTTCTGCAAGACTGCAGTGACGAAATCGCCCTATCCCACGTTAAGCCTGGAAATGGACGGCGGCACGGAATTGCTCACGGATTCAAGAGGCATCACACAATCATGACGAATGGACGAGTACATGTCACTCGTCGGTTTGTCTTCAACGCAGATTTACACGATTTCTTTGGCACGATTAACTTCGGACGTGTACGCGGATTTTTTATCAAAGACCGCAACTTTGCTTTGCACCCCGACGTTGCCACGGTCATTGCTCAGATAGCGTGCTTCGAGAACAAGCTACCACAGGGTAGCCCATGCTCGCCGGTAATCTCTAACCTCCTCGCCCATCCGATGGATATCCAGCTTTCCAGCTTGGCGGCAAAGCACAGCGCGAGTTATACGAGATATGCCGATGACCTCACATTCAGCACGAACAATCCGACGTTCCCTCCTGAGATAGCAACCCTTGGCGGCGACCATACGTGGGTTCCGGGAGCAGAGCTTGACCGGTTGGTTAGCAGAAGCGGGTTTGCGTTCAATCCGTCCAAAACGCGGTTGCAATATCGTGATTCACGACAAGAGGTGACTGGTCTTACGGTCAATCAGAAAGTAAATGTGCCTGCGACCTATCGATACACCGTACGTGCGATGGCGCACAGCCTCTTTACAACGGGAGCATTTGAATTCGTCTACAAGAAGAGAGACGCCAACGGGACCATCATTCTGGAAAATCGCAAGGCGGGAGAGAACAAGCAACTGCTTGGCATGCTCTCCTACATCGACCATGTGGACCGATTCAATCACAAGTTAGCCATAGACAACGGTCGTGAATTTGAGAGCACCGCCGGTCGAGTGGAGTTGTTCAGACGCTTTTTGTATTTTGACCTGTTCTACGGTCTCCGTGAGCCTATCATCGTTTGCGAAGGTAAGACCGATAACGTGTATCTACGTTGTGCAATAAAAGCATTATCAGCCATGTATCCAAGCTTGGTTGAGTCAGGTGCGCCGTCAAAGTTAAAAGTTCGCTTTTATAAGTATGCTGAGACGCGTACTGGGGAAATCACAGAGCTCACTGGTGGCGTCGGGGGAATATGCAAGCTCCTAAAACACTATCATGCAGATGTGCAACATAGTTTTAAGGCTCCTGCACCGCGCTTCCCTGTGATTGTCTTAATAGACAATGACAAGGGCGCGCATAGCGTCTATGAAGCGATTGCGGGAATTACTAAAAAGAAAAAGCCTCAGGGACTAGCCGATTTTATACATGTCACGGGCAATTTATACGTTGTTCCAACGCCGCGCGGGCCCAACAATGGGGAGACCGCGATTGAAGATTTTTTCGATGATGCGACGTTGAAAGAGGAGCTTAATGGCAGAAAATTTGACCGAAGCAACAAGACTGATGACAAGCCTGGCTTCTACGGAAAAGGGCATTTCGCTCGGGACATCGTGGCAAAAAAAGCAGGGACTATCGATTTCAGTGGATTTAAGGCCATCTTGGATAGAATAATAAAAGTGACAGACGACTATCAGGCCAAGCTTGCGAAGCCCTAA
- a CDS encoding Lysophospholipase L1, producing MQDALQPALRILVVGDSSAAGVGVDDQAQALAQPVAKLLAIKLGRPITWQLVAKSGVNTEESLALLRQSELGSADFLVIALGTNDVTSQRAPRQFLQDYRRLVEEVRRRTGIVGLVATGLPPLRILPAAQHPLRWYLGRYAARLDRMLQRWISQDAAARYVSLDWAAKPLEMARDRFHPGARQYRRWAELVSEQIVDLLVKERVFK from the coding sequence TTGCAAGACGCCCTGCAACCAGCCTTGCGAATTCTGGTCGTCGGGGACTCCTCGGCGGCAGGAGTGGGGGTAGACGATCAGGCGCAGGCATTAGCACAACCCGTCGCCAAACTGCTCGCCATCAAACTGGGCAGACCAATTACATGGCAGTTGGTAGCAAAGTCGGGTGTCAACACCGAGGAGTCGCTAGCGTTGCTAAGGCAGAGCGAATTAGGGTCGGCGGACTTTCTCGTGATCGCATTGGGCACTAACGATGTAACGTCGCAACGCGCGCCACGCCAATTCCTGCAAGACTATCGGCGACTGGTGGAAGAAGTCCGCCGTCGCACCGGCATAGTCGGTCTGGTGGCAACAGGGTTACCGCCATTGCGAATTCTGCCGGCGGCCCAGCACCCGTTACGCTGGTATCTGGGCCGATATGCAGCACGTTTGGACCGCATGCTGCAGCGGTGGATCAGCCAGGACGCTGCCGCGCGCTATGTATCGCTTGATTGGGCAGCAAAGCCGCTCGAGATGGCCCGTGATCGATTTCACCCCGGAGCTCGGCAATATCGTCGTTGGGCTGAACTCGTCAGCGAGCAGATCGTGGATTTACTGGTTAAGGAGCGCGTTTTCAAATAG